The Stigmatella ashevillena genomic sequence CCCTACGCGCAGTACAGCCCCATCTACCACCTGACGAAGTCCACAGGGGCGGGGGACATCGTCCTCGGGGGCACGGCTTACGACATCGAGCCGGACGCGGCCACCATCTACTATCTGTACAACAGCATTCGCCTCTTCTTCCTCAACGGGGGCGGGACGGCGGTCGTGGTGTCCGTGGGCACCTTCGGCAAGCCCAACGGCAAGGCCAAGGGCGCAGCGGATCCGCTGGTCAATCCCAACGTCAAGCTCGCGGACCTCAAGCGGGGGCTGGACGCGGTCCAGGGTGAGCCCCTGCCGACGATGCTCGTCGTCCCGGATGGGAGCCTGCTCACCGCCGCCGACAACGCCACGTTGATGCAGTCCATGCTCAACCAGTGCGGCGCCGTCTCCAGCCGGGTGGCCCTGCTGGACGTGCAGAGTGGCCTGCAGCCCGACCCGCTCAAGTGGAACGCCCAGATCACCGACTTCCGCACCGCGGTAGGGGTGAACAGCCTGAGCTACGGCGCGGCCTACTACCCCTTCCTGGAGACCACGCTCTCCTCGCCGTCGGACATTGACTACGACAACTGCGGCGGCGCGGCCGAGCTCGCGAAGATCCTGCCGGATGCCGGCACGGACCCCGTCCAGACCATCCTCAACACCATCATCAAGCCGCCGGCCTCCAATGCGCCCACGGCGGACATGAGCAACGCCGCGCTGCTGGCGGCCAGCCCCAGCTACAACGCGGTCCTGACGGCGGTGCTCGGCTTCATCAACACCGTGCCCCCCAGCGGCGCGGTGGCGGGCATCTACACCCGGGTGGACCATGCGCAAGGGGTGTGGCGAGCGCCCGCCAACGTGAGCCTCACCGCGGTGACGGACGCCACCTTCCGGGTGACGGATCCCATCCAGGCCCAGCTCAACGTGGATGCCCTCACGGGCAAGTCCATCAACGCCATCCGCACCTTCTCGGGGCAGGGCGTGCTGGTGTGGGGCGCGCGCACGCTGGCGGGCAACAGCCAGGACTGGCGTTACCTGAACGTGCGCCGCACGCTGATCATGATCGAGCAGTCCGTGAAGCTCGCCGCCCGGGCGTATGTCTTCTCGCCCAACGACGCCAGCACCTGGACGACGGTCAAGAGCACCATCACCAACTTCCTGCTGGGCCTGTGGGGCCAGGGGGCCCTCGTGGGGGCCAAGGCCCCCGACGCCTTCAGCGTCAACGTGGGCCTGGGCGTCACCATGAGCGCGCAGGACATCCTGGACGGTCGCATGAACATCGCCGTCAAGGTGGCCATTGTCCGCCCGGCGGAGTTCATCGTCATCACCTACACCCAGCAGCAGCAGCAGCAGGGATAGACCTGGCAAGGCATAAAGGAGACCTCCCGTGGCAGACGACGGCAGCACTCAAAATGCGATATGGCCTCTTCCGAGCTTCAGCTTCCAGGTGAGCTGGGGTTCGGAGCAGAAGATTGCCTTCCAAGAAGTGACGGGCCTGGAGGCGGAGACGCAGGTCATCGAGTACCGGCACAGCAACAGCCCGAACTACTCGACGATCAAGATGCCCGGCATCTCCAAGTACAGCAACATCACGATGAAGAAGGGCATCTTCGTCCACGACCAGCGCTTCTGGGATTGGTACTCGAAGATCACCATGAACACCTACCCCCGCGTCACGGTGGTGGTGCAACTCCTGGACGAGAAGCAGCAGCCCACGATGGTGTGGACGCTGAAGAACGCGTGGATCACGAAGATCAGTGGTCCCTCGCTGAAGTCGGACGGGAACGAGGTGGCCGTGGAGTCCGTCGAGGTGGCCCACGAAGGCCTCACGGTGGCCAACGCGTAACCCCGCGCCATGGCGGACGCCGATTACCCACCCGTTGGCCTCTTCTACGCGGTCCGCATCGGCGTCCTGTCCACGGAGACGGACTCGCGCTTCAAGGAGGCCTCGGGCCTGTCCGTGGAACTGAGCGTCGAGGAGGTGGGCGAGGGCGGGGAGAACCGGTTCAGGCACCGCCTGCCGGGAGCTGCCCGCTATCCCAACCTCGTCCTCCGGCGGGGGATGGTGGTGAAGACGATGCCGCTGTACCTGTGGTGCAAGGCCACGCTGCAAGCCAACTTCGCCCTCCCCATCATCCCGCAGACGGTCCAGGTCATCCTGCTCAACGAGAAGGCCCAGCCGCTCAGGACCTGGACCCTGATGAACGCCTGGCCGGTGAAGTGGAGCGTCTCGGACTTCCACTCCATGGAGGCCGAGGTGGTCATCGAGACGCTGGAGCTGTCCTACCAGTACTTCGAGGTCTCCTAGCCCGTCATGCCCATCGAGATCCGCGAGCTTGTCATCCGTGCCGTGGTCGGCGCCCCGCCCGCTCCGGGCCGTGCCCGGCTCCGCGACGAGGACCTCGAGCGGCTCAAGCGAGAGCTTGTCGCCGAGTGCCTGGAGCGCCTGGCCGAGGAACGCGCGGCGAAGGGCCGACGCTGAGGACCGTGGAGGAAGCCCCCCGTGTCCTTGCCCACCAAGCTCGTCATCAAGGCGTATAAGACACCCGACTTCTCCGGCGAGGCGGGGGCCTACACCGTCCGCGTCAACCCAGAGAAATACAGCCAGAGCTTCGAGGTGCGCTACAACGAGGAGGGCTCCGCGGGCTCTATGAACGTGCCACTCACGTTCGATCACATGCTGCCCTCGCGGCTGCGCTTCGAGCTGCTCTTTGACGTGACAGGGGCCCTGCCCAACAGCGCGACGGACCTGGCGGAGGAGATCAACAGCTTCCTCTCGGTGGTCTACAACTACCAGGGCAGCATCCACGAGCCCTACTACCTGAAGCTTTACTGGGGCTCGCTGGTGTTCGGCGCGCGGTTGATGGACTTGCAACTCCAGTACACGCTCTTTCGTCCGGATGGTTCGCCGCTGCGGGCGCGTGCCGAGGTCTCCTTCGCCAGCTTCGTCGATCCGAAGACGATGGCGAAGCAGGAGAACAAGCAGTCCGCGGACCTGACCCACGTGGTGACCGTGCGGGAGGGAGACAGCCTGCCGTTGCTCTGCCAGCGCATCTACGGAGATGCCACGTGCTACCCCTGGGTGGCCCGAGCCAACGGGCTGACCCACTTCCAGCGCCTGCGGGCGGGCACGCGCCTCGTCTTTCCGCCGATGAAGTAGGGAACCGCCATGCCCGCCTCTTCCCCTTTTACGGCCACCAGCGATCTCACCACCTTTGCCCTGGTGGCCAACGGGCGCGAACTGGACGGCTCCTACCAGGTGCTCTCCATCCAGGTGGTGAGCGCGCTCAACCGCCTGCCCTTCGCGCAGGTGGAACTGGTGGATGGCAGCGCGGCCCAGGGGGCCTTCCCCTTGAGCGCCTCCACCACGCTGGCGCCCGGCGTGACGCTGGAGGTGAAGCTGGGCTACCACGGGGACAACCAGACCGTCTTCTCGGGGGTGGTGACGCGGCAGGCGATCCGCAAGCGCGGCAAGGGCCCCGCTGTCCTTCAGGTGGAGGCGCGGGACAAGGCGGTGAAGATGACCCTCTCCCGCGGCAGCGCCATCTTCACGGACACCACGGACTCGGAGGTGCTGGGCAAGCTCATCCGCGCCCATGGCCTGAGCGCCAAGGTGGCCAGCACCAGCCCCAAGCTGAAGGAGCTGACGCAATTCTACTCCACGGACTGGGACTTCCTTGTCACCCGCGCGGAGGCCAATGGGATGGTGGTGGCGGTGAACGCGGGCACCGTGTCCGTGGTGGCACCGGATCCTTCCACCTCTCCGGCGCTCGGGGTCACCTTCGGCACGGACGTCCTGGACTTTCGCCTGGAGGAGGACGCGCCCTCGCAGTGGAGTTCAGTGCGCTGCTCCTCGTGGGATTACAAGAGCCAGAAGATGATCGAGGCCACGGCCAAGGTCTCCGAGGCCAATGCCCTGGGCAGCCCCAGCAGCAAGAAGCTGGCGGAGGTGGCCAGCCCCAGCGAGGTGGAGTTCCAGTCCAGCGCCCCGTGGGCCCAGGACAGCCTCAAGGCCTGGGCCCAGGGCCTCATGCTGCGCTCCGAGCTGGCGAAGATCCGCGGCGAGGTGCGCTTTCAGGGCTCCTCCAAGGTGGAGCCGGGCAAGACGCTGAGCCTGGAGGGCTTTGGCGACCGCTTCGATGGCACGGCCTTCCTCTCCGCCGTCACCCACGACGTGGCGGAGGGCCGGTGGACGACCCGCGTGGAGGTGGGGTTGGAGGAGAAGCCCTTCGTGGAGACGGTGCCGGTGACGGGGCCGGCCGCCGCGGGTCTCTTGCCCGGCGTGGTGGGGCTCCAGAATGGCGTCGTCAAGCAGATCGACAAGGACCCGGATGGCAACGTCCGGGTGCTGGTGCAGATCCCCGTGGTGGGCATGAAGGACGGCGTGTGGGCCCGGTTGGGCTCGCCCTATGCCACCAGCAAGGCCGGCATCTTCTTCTATCCCGAGGTGGGGGACGAGGTCATCCTGGGCTTCGTCAACGAGGACCCTGGCAACCCCATCATTCTCGGCAGCCTGTACAGCGGCTCGAAGAAGGCGCCTCCCTTCACGCCGGACGCGAAGAACAGCCACAAGGCCATCAAGACGAACGCCGGGCTGGAGATCCTCTTCGATGAGGAGGGCAAGGTCCTCACGCTCCAGACGCCCCATGGCAACAAGCTCGTGCTCTCGGACGAGGGAGACACCATCACCCTCCAAGACAAGCACGAGAACCAGATCAAGATGTCGGCCACGGGCATCGAGATCAAAAGCGCCACGAAACTGACGCTGACGGGAAAGACAGGCGTCTCGGTGCAGGCCAGTGTGGGCAACGTGGAGATCAGCGCCGAAGCGGGCAAGGTCGAGGCCTCGGGGCTCGAAGTGGAACTCAGCGCGGAGATTGAACTGAAGGCGTCGGGGACGGCCAAGGCCTCGTTGCAGGCGGCCGGAGAGACCAGCATTCAGGGCGCCCTGGTGCGCATCAACTGAGGAGCAGAAGATGAACGAGCGCAAGCCCCTGAAGAATTCCGAGTCGCGGTCCACGGCCGCTCGCGCGGAGCAAGAGCCGAACTCGGAGCGGGAGGAGCGCGGCAGCGCGGCGCATGTCGTGCAGCGCCTGCGCGAGGGCGGCAGCACGCCGCTGCGCAGCGGCGAGGTGTTGGCGTTGCAGCGAGCCATTGGCAACCGCTCCGCCGGGCGGCTGCTGTCGCCTGCTCCGGCCGCGCGCTCGGGTGCTCCCATTCAGGCCATGGCCGAGGCGGACGCCGCCCAGTCCGAGTCCGGGGGGGAGCCTCCCCAATACTCCTGGCTTCGTGCCAAGGCGAAGGAGAAGCCGGAGGAGAGCCCCTCGTTCACGAAGCGCGAGAAGCGGGACCTGCACCGCGAGATCCAGAGCAATCCTCAGCTGAATAATGCCATGGGGCAGACGGGCTTCGACGCAGGTCCCAGCAAGGTGGAGAAGGCCTTGCAGGCGCGCTTCCCGAAGGGGCCTTTGCTGAGCGATGCGGAGTGGAATGCCGTCCGGACCTTCTCGGGCCATCCCGAGGGGAGACAGTGGCTCGCGGCCGCTGGCTTGCCCACTCAGGAGCAGGCCAAGGCGTACATGACGGCACGCGATTTCCACGGCTACAACCTGCTTCCCGGGCCCACCAAGCTCTTCCTGGCCACCTATTACAAGCATGACCCGAACGGGCCGAAGCGGGGTTTGCCTCCTCCCTATGCTGTTTACCTCTCCGTGACCGCGCAGAACGATGCCCAGCAGAACGAGCGCATCAATCAGAACGTGAAGGAGCAGTGGATCGAGACGCTGATGGGAGGAGCGTGGACCCGGGAAGCCAAGTATGCCGTCAGCCGGGGGGCGGTCGTGAATCCCAAGAACCGCGATCAGCAGCTCAATGAGGCGCAGGTGGGTGGGCGGCACCAGCAGGCCACCCAGGTGCTCAGGAATGTCTTCTACCTCCTCCACGCCGGGCTCCAGACCTACGACAAAAAGAACAATCAGTATGATTTTTACAAGGGTCCCGTCGCCAAGATTCTCTCGCACGGTGGGCGCGTCAACATCCGCATCCCTGCCCTGGCGGAGGGCGATGGGGACGCCAATGCATTGTTGGACTGGCTTGGCATGACCGAGGATGGTGGGAAGGGCGAGCCCAGCGGGGCGGTCTTCGAACGCTTCGCGGGCACCCACCATGTCGAGATTGGCTCGAACAAGGCGGGGGATCCCGGCAAGCGGGGGAGCTTCAAGGAGATCGGAGGGGTGCCGGCGTTCGTCAAGGCGAAGGCCCACCGCAATCGCCTCCTGGGAATGAACCTGGCGGTGGGAGGGCTCGGCAAGCACGACTTCAATGGTGACGTCATCCTCCCGGATGGCGCCCATGGCCACATGTTCATCGGCTTCCGGAAGCCGACCCAGAAGCGGGACGGGGCGCTGCAGATTGGCATCGAGACGACCGAGCCGGGTGGATTCAGCACCGTCGGCTACATCCACAACTGGCGCTCGAGTGAGAAGACGGCCAACCCCGTCTCCAGCGTCGGCGGCCTCAAGGCGGACAAGGTAGGCGATGAGTCGACGAAGAACGCCCGTACCATCGATCTCGCCCTTTTGGGGCAAGGCGGCTGGAAGGAGCCGCTCGACCAGATTCGGAGCCGCTTCGAGGGCAAGCTGAAGGCCGCTCAAGATGAGCAAGCCCGGAAGGAAGTCTTCGACGAGCTCGCCGGGCCTTCAATATCGCTGAACAAGTAAGCCCCTCCATCAGTACGTCATGTACTCCTGGATCACCTTCTCCAAGGCGGTATCGGGCACATCCGAGAACGCCACCTCGCCGCTCTCGACGGCCCATACCGTGTTGATCGGGGCTTGCAGGGCAAGGAACTTCGAGACCGCCACCTGGTTTTGCGCCTTGCTGTCACCCAGTGAGTCAATCTCCAGGTTGGAGATCACCCAGTGATGAATCCGACTCTTCACATAGGTGACCGCCTGTGGCTCTTGGGTGGGCTCCACGAAGCCCTGGACATCGGCGAGCGCCTCTTTCAGGACACTGGCGGCCAGGGTGGTTGCCATCTTGTAGACAGGCTTGCCGTTCGCGCCCTCCCAGACGCCCACCAAGGTTTGCAGGTTCGCCAATGACTGTGCCGCAGCCAGCGATTTGTTCAGGTGGCCCTGCGCCGTGTTGATGGCGCTGTTCACACTGCCTTTGCCTGCCCAGAGATTGCGAGGGTTTCCATTCATCACGAAGAGGCCCAGTTTGAGTGTCTCTTCGTCGGTCAAGGGCTGCGGGACCGAGGGATCCTTGCCCAGCGCCTTCGTTCCTTCCGTGACGGCTGCCTGAATGCTGGCATTCGGGAGGTTGGCGCGGATGGTCTGGAGGAGGAGGGCCTTGCGGCTCTGGTAGGCGAGATCGATGAACCCCCGGATCGAATGCCAGGCGAGCACGTGGCGTCGGTGCTGGCCGGTCAGAAGGGGAATCTGCTGTTTCGTCCCGGTGGGAAAGTCGGGGCGTCCTGTCAGGCTCCCTCCGGCCACCGAGAGGGTCGCCATGCCCGTGGATTGCCCGGTCGACTCGATCTTGGCATGCCGCTGGATGGCTTGCTGCGCCAGCCGGTAGACGTTGGGCGTGCCACCCCCCAGGCCCGCCAGCGCTCTCAAAACGGCCACCAGCTTTTCAGCGTCGTCTGCGTTCACATCATCCAGCGTCTTCGGAAGGTGTTCCCGGTACTGGCTGTTCTGCTTGAGTTCCGTCAGGGCCCAGGTCCACTGGGGGTCCCATTCGGGGTCACCTTGGTTGTCGGCAATGGCCTCGTCCAGGTAGTCGTCGAGGTTCACCTGCTTTCGCTGCACGACCGGGAAGGAGGGCGAGGCGCCAGGAGACAGCGCGGGTGAGCCCTCCGCGAGCTGGAATTGCAAGGCCTTGCTGCCCATCATGTCCGCCTCTCGCTCGAGCGAGCGGTCGTCGTTGATGGACTGACCGGACATGTGCAGGGTCGGGCGAACCCGCCCCTGCTTTTGCTGGACCACATGCCATGCTTCATGGGCCAGGTGTTTCTCCTGTCCCGCGCCGAGATGGATGTCGGAGCCTTGCGTGTAGGCCAACGCGTGCAACTGTGAGGGCTTGCCGGAGTTGTAGTGGACCCGCGTGTCGTTGAGGGAAACCCCAGACAGCGCCTCAATGCCTGATTTCAGATTCGAGGGGAGCCCGGTCTGATTTTCAGGGGTTGGTGTGCGAAGCTGGGTGACCACCCTGTTGCCAAGCGTCCGTTGGAGCTGAAGCACTTGGTTGGGTGTCAGGGCGCGAGGGTCCCGCTTGGCACGCTGAACAATCGTGGAAGGTGGTTCGGGCTGAGCCGAAGGGGTGTCGGGCTCGGAATGGCTGGAGAGGTGAGTGCCCACCTGGGGGGCACGCGATCTGGAAGACTCTTTCATCTGCCTCTCGGGAGCTGGCCCATCGGGCGCGGCGATCGACGGAAGGATGGCTGGCAAGAGGATATCGTGTCTTCTCTTGGCCTCCAATCTCGTTGCACGGGGGCACGGACGAAACACGGATGCAGTTGTTTGAGCCGATGGCCTGGGGGCGGCATGGGCACTGTCCACCCGGAATCCCTTGACCGCACACGTCCCGTTCACTTCTGGCAAATCGCCGTGAGGGAGCAGCGCACGGGGGGGCCGCCCCCGTTAAGGTGACCGGTCCATTCTTGGAGGTTCACCATGACTGCTGCCGCTTCGCTTCCCGCCGCCGCCGCCGGTACGTTCCGGCTCGGGGATACGGTCATTGCCCGCATGGGGTTCGGTGCCATGCGCATCACGGGCCAGGGCATTTGGGGAGAGCCCAGAGACATTGAGGAGGCCCGGCGGGTCCTCCGCCGCGCGGTGGAGCTGGGCGTTCAGCTCATCGACACGGCGGACTCCTACGGCCCGGATGTGTCCGAGCGCATCATCGGTGAGACGCTCTCCCCTTACGCGCAGGGGCTGCTCATCGCGACGAAGGGAGGGCTGACCCGGAGCGGACCGGGAGGGTGGCATGCCAACTGCCACCCAGAGCACCTCACGAAGGCGCTGGAGGGGAGCCTTCGTCGGCTGCGCGTCGAGCGCATCGACGTGTATCAGCTCCACACGGTGGATCCGCAGGTGCCATTCGAGGACTCGGTAGGGACCCTCGCGCGCCTGCGCGAACAAGGGAAGATCCGTCACGTGGGGCTGTCGAATGTGTCGGTGGAACAGCTCCGGCAGGCGCGGAAGATCGTCCCCATCGTCTCGGTGCAGAACCGCTACAACCTGACGACCCGGCGCAGCGAGGACGTGCTGGTGGAGTGTGAGAAAGAGGGCATCGGCTTTCTGCCCTGGTCCCCCCTCTCCGCCAGCGCCCTGGCCACGGAGGGGAGCCCTCTCATCCAAGCGGCGAAGCGGCACGGTGTCACCCCGGGACAGCTCGCGCTCGCGTGGCTGCTGCACCGCTCACCGGTGATGCTGCCCATCCCCGGGACTTCCTCCGTGAAGCACCTGGACGAGAACACAGCGGCAGCCGCCGTGAAGCTGACGCCCGAAGAAGTCCGCGCGCTGGAGTAGGACACGGCGGGTCTTGCTATCAAGCCTCAACTGAACTGGCGTACGGTCGTGGCGGGCTGCGCGGGCATGTTGCTGCCGCTGCCGCTTGTATTGCTGCTTTGGGGATTGCGGCGGCCAGAAGTACCAGCGGCGGCAGCAGCGGGGGGGGACATGAGCCCCATGCTCGGCTACGAACAACGCATGCGGTTGACGACATACCAGCGTGAGTGCGGGTCCGCTACGGAGTGTGAGCCTCCTCTGGGATGCTTGTACGAGGCCCGGTACAGGCAGGCGTACTGCACGGACAGCCAGTGCATGGTGGATGCGCAGTGTCCCGAAGACCACGGCTGCCGTGCTCTTGCTACGAAAGAGGATGGGCCTCTGGTGCGCATTTGCGTTCCCGTGGGTGTTCGGCGGGAAGGGGAACGTTGCGATCCATCTCCCAAAGACAAAGGATACGCCTGCGCGGCAGGGTTGGTGTGTAGCGGAAATGATGACAGTTGGTGTGCCCAGCCATGCCGTCAGGGTACTCAGGCGGCGGTGTGCCCCGAGGGCTTCTTCTGCGCGGATACCACCCCTGAATCTGTGTGCCTGCCCACGTGCGAGAAGCGGGGATGCGACGAGAGCCAACATTGCGTCCAGTTCGATAGGGAGGGCTCGGCATGTGCTCACGTTTATGGCCCCAACTGTCAGCAGACTCCTTGCGCAGAGGGCCGCGAGTGCTGGGTGCTCACGAACCCGCCGCGCCCAGGGCAAGCGTGGATGGAGTGTATTGAGCGGTGTGGCGAAGGTTTTCCTTCTTGCGGAATTGGCAAGGTCTGCGATGTCTGGCTGTGCTTGCCGGATTGCAACCCGCAGGGCCCTGACATGTGCGGCGAGGGCTACCGGTGCAGGCAGCCCGCGCCAGATAGGCCCTTCGCGTGCCGTCCCGATTGGTAGGTTCTTATCCAGTCCGTTGAAGATAACGCTCGAAGGAGACGCGGCTGCCGAGCAGGCTTGGCCGCTTGGGTGTTGCTGATTCTCGCGGGACTTCTCGTTCTGCTGTGTCGGCCAGACGCTCTTCTTTCTCTGCTGGTGCGGCGAAGTGACATGGAGTGGGCGCGAGAGGCGGAGCGGGCTAACAGCACGGGCCACGAATCAGCAGAGGGCGTTGTCGCAACTGGGAGTGGCTTCGCCGTGGTCGGTCACACCAATTCTCGGCAGCCCGGAGTCCATCATGCCTGGGTACTCCAGTTTGATTCTGCTCCGCCGCCCCGTTGGGAGCGAGCCTATGGAGGAAAAAGAGCGCTTGGGACAGGGATTCTCGGTCGTGCCATCGCCTCCCTTCAGAGAGGAGGGCTCATCATTGCTGGGGAAGAGGAGGTCTCGGTGAATCGATTCCGGGGATGGCTTCTCGCGCTCTCCCCAGAAGGAGATGCCCTCTGGGAGCGAACCCCGGGTCATGAAGGCGTGAATGGGTTCAATGCTGTCTCGGTTCTCGAGGACGGTTCCATTGTCGCTGGAGGAGATCAGGATGGAGAGGGCTGGGTGGAGCGGATGGATCCTCGGGGTGAACTTCTTTGGAGCGTGAAGCTTCCCCAGTTGGAGCACATCACCGCCCTGGTAGCGCTTCCGGCTCAGCGTGTCGCAGTCATGGGAACGGCGGAACGCTCGACCACAGGGCCGGGAATTTCACGGCTGGTGATGCTGGAGTCCGATGGCTGGGCCCGCTGGGAGAAGCAGTTGCCAGCAGAAGGCAGAGGGGAACTGGACGCGCTCGCCTTGCTGCCGGATGGAGGCTTTGTCGCGGCTGGACGCCTGGGCAGTCCTGATTCGACGGACTGGAGTCTCTGAGTGATACGCATGGATCCGCTCGGGGAGGTCCTCTGGGAGCATGTCCCGGTGGACCCTCAAGTGGAATCGGGCCGTGCCATTACCGCCTTTACCGATGGAAGTGTCGTCGTCGCGGGAGCCTCGTGGAAGAATTTGCTGGCCGACCAGGAAGCCAAGGTCTGGCGATTTTCCGCAGAGGGAAGCCCGCTCTGGCAGCAGTCCTACGGAGGGGATGGATACGATGCGGGCGAAGGCATCGCCCGCTTGATAGATGGCACCCTCGTGGTCGTGGGCTCAACGAGTTCCAAGGGAGCAGGCAAGACGGACCTGTGGACCTTCGGGTTGTCCCCGGAGGGGGAACGGCTCTGGGAAGAGACGTTCGGGTCGCCCTGACATAGGGTCCTCCCGGGCACAGTCGTGGGAATTGGGCGTTTAGCTCATCGACATGGCGGATTCCTACGGCCCCGACGTATCCGAGCGCATCATCGGCGAGACGCTCCACCCTGACGCTCCTGGCCACGGAGGGGAGCCCCCTCATCCAGGCGGCCATGGGTTGACAGCCCCTACGAGTCTGTGCGGACGATGAACGAGGCTGTGCACATGGGGACCCCTGAGGAATGCATGAGCGGCAATTACAAGGCGATCTTGACTTTTGACGATGGCCCTATTGACGAGCGCGGAAAAGACGATTCCCTGAAGACGATCCTTGAGACCCTGAAGGCTCGCTCAGTGCTCGGTGTGTTCTACGTGCTCGGTGAAGAGGTCAAGGCAAAACCTGCGCTGACCCAGAGCATCATTGTAGATGGACACATTATCCAAAGCCATTCATGGAGTCACCAGCGCCTCTCGAAGTTGAGCGAGATGGCTCTTACTCAAGACTTGCAGAAGACTCAGGAGGCTATCGCGTCTCTCACAGGAAAGAAGCCCACGCGTCTTCGTCCCCCGTACGGCGATGGTTGGGTGGGCGAGCCTAAGAGCAAGATACTCATTGATGTTGCGGCGAAGCTCGGCCTCACCCTGACGGGCTGGGACATCGACACGAACGACTGGAACTCCCAGAACCAGGGGCTGAATCCCAACTTTTTCTCGCCAACCAAGTCGTCCTGGAAGAAGCTTTATGAAATGAAACAGAGCCCGCTGGATATCCTGATGCACGTCAAAGGGGTCACCGCACGTGCGCTGGGTCAGTTCATGGACGGACTCATGAGAGAAGGATGGCAGTTCACG encodes the following:
- a CDS encoding phage tail sheath family protein, producing MALSLQTPGVYNVEQDAFTNSVVPVETAIPAFVGYTARADYQQKSVLNEPVIINSMHDFHTYFGKLDPATPGSGPQPSPPYAQYSPIYHLTKSTGAGDIVLGGTAYDIEPDAATIYYLYNSIRLFFLNGGGTAVVVSVGTFGKPNGKAKGAADPLVNPNVKLADLKRGLDAVQGEPLPTMLVVPDGSLLTAADNATLMQSMLNQCGAVSSRVALLDVQSGLQPDPLKWNAQITDFRTAVGVNSLSYGAAYYPFLETTLSSPSDIDYDNCGGAAELAKILPDAGTDPVQTILNTIIKPPASNAPTADMSNAALLAASPSYNAVLTAVLGFINTVPPSGAVAGIYTRVDHAQGVWRAPANVSLTAVTDATFRVTDPIQAQLNVDALTGKSINAIRTFSGQGVLVWGARTLAGNSQDWRYLNVRRTLIMIEQSVKLAARAYVFSPNDASTWTTVKSTITNFLLGLWGQGALVGAKAPDAFSVNVGLGVTMSAQDILDGRMNIAVKVAIVRPAEFIVITYTQQQQQQG
- a CDS encoding DUF5908 family protein; translated protein: MPIEIRELVIRAVVGAPPAPGRARLRDEDLERLKRELVAECLERLAEERAAKGRR
- the vgrG gene encoding type VI secretion system tip protein VgrG, which encodes MPASSPFTATSDLTTFALVANGRELDGSYQVLSIQVVSALNRLPFAQVELVDGSAAQGAFPLSASTTLAPGVTLEVKLGYHGDNQTVFSGVVTRQAIRKRGKGPAVLQVEARDKAVKMTLSRGSAIFTDTTDSEVLGKLIRAHGLSAKVASTSPKLKELTQFYSTDWDFLVTRAEANGMVVAVNAGTVSVVAPDPSTSPALGVTFGTDVLDFRLEEDAPSQWSSVRCSSWDYKSQKMIEATAKVSEANALGSPSSKKLAEVASPSEVEFQSSAPWAQDSLKAWAQGLMLRSELAKIRGEVRFQGSSKVEPGKTLSLEGFGDRFDGTAFLSAVTHDVAEGRWTTRVEVGLEEKPFVETVPVTGPAAAGLLPGVVGLQNGVVKQIDKDPDGNVRVLVQIPVVGMKDGVWARLGSPYATSKAGIFFYPEVGDEVILGFVNEDPGNPIILGSLYSGSKKAPPFTPDAKNSHKAIKTNAGLEILFDEEGKVLTLQTPHGNKLVLSDEGDTITLQDKHENQIKMSATGIEIKSATKLTLTGKTGVSVQASVGNVEISAEAGKVEASGLEVELSAEIELKASGTAKASLQAAGETSIQGALVRIN
- a CDS encoding aldo/keto reductase — encoded protein: MTAAASLPAAAAGTFRLGDTVIARMGFGAMRITGQGIWGEPRDIEEARRVLRRAVELGVQLIDTADSYGPDVSERIIGETLSPYAQGLLIATKGGLTRSGPGGWHANCHPEHLTKALEGSLRRLRVERIDVYQLHTVDPQVPFEDSVGTLARLREQGKIRHVGLSNVSVEQLRQARKIVPIVSVQNRYNLTTRRSEDVLVECEKEGIGFLPWSPLSASALATEGSPLIQAAKRHGVTPGQLALAWLLHRSPVMLPIPGTSSVKHLDENTAAAAVKLTPEEVRALE
- a CDS encoding polysaccharide deacetylase family protein, which encodes MSGNYKAILTFDDGPIDERGKDDSLKTILETLKARSVLGVFYVLGEEVKAKPALTQSIIVDGHIIQSHSWSHQRLSKLSEMALTQDLQKTQEAIASLTGKKPTRLRPPYGDGWVGEPKSKILIDVAAKLGLTLTGWDIDTNDWNSQNQGLNPNFFSPTKSSWKKLYEMKQSPLDILMHVKGVTARALGQFMDGLMREGWQFTTYPDDVAKPAAPSSSQAVLQYQIQLFAGSQDRALTKVQEAGSAGYTNVRIFRESGLYKVRVGPYGSHREADSVLGKLAPKFPGAFIVSVSK
- a CDS encoding phage tail protein; protein product: MADADYPPVGLFYAVRIGVLSTETDSRFKEASGLSVELSVEEVGEGGENRFRHRLPGAARYPNLVLRRGMVVKTMPLYLWCKATLQANFALPIIPQTVQVILLNEKAQPLRTWTLMNAWPVKWSVSDFHSMEAEVVIETLELSYQYFEVS
- a CDS encoding phage tail protein, which gives rise to MADDGSTQNAIWPLPSFSFQVSWGSEQKIAFQEVTGLEAETQVIEYRHSNSPNYSTIKMPGISKYSNITMKKGIFVHDQRFWDWYSKITMNTYPRVTVVVQLLDEKQQPTMVWTLKNAWITKISGPSLKSDGNEVAVESVEVAHEGLTVANA
- a CDS encoding eCIS core domain-containing protein — encoded protein: MVTQLRTPTPENQTGLPSNLKSGIEALSGVSLNDTRVHYNSGKPSQLHALAYTQGSDIHLGAGQEKHLAHEAWHVVQQKQGRVRPTLHMSGQSINDDRSLEREADMMGSKALQFQLAEGSPALSPGASPSFPVVQRKQVNLDDYLDEAIADNQGDPEWDPQWTWALTELKQNSQYREHLPKTLDDVNADDAEKLVAVLRALAGLGGGTPNVYRLAQQAIQRHAKIESTGQSTGMATLSVAGGSLTGRPDFPTGTKQQIPLLTGQHRRHVLAWHSIRGFIDLAYQSRKALLLQTIRANLPNASIQAAVTEGTKALGKDPSVPQPLTDEETLKLGLFVMNGNPRNLWAGKGSVNSAINTAQGHLNKSLAAAQSLANLQTLVGVWEGANGKPVYKMATTLAASVLKEALADVQGFVEPTQEPQAVTYVKSRIHHWVISNLEIDSLGDSKAQNQVAVSKFLALQAPINTVWAVESGEVAFSDVPDTALEKVIQEYMTY
- a CDS encoding CIS tube protein; protein product: MSLPTKLVIKAYKTPDFSGEAGAYTVRVNPEKYSQSFEVRYNEEGSAGSMNVPLTFDHMLPSRLRFELLFDVTGALPNSATDLAEEINSFLSVVYNYQGSIHEPYYLKLYWGSLVFGARLMDLQLQYTLFRPDGSPLRARAEVSFASFVDPKTMAKQENKQSADLTHVVTVREGDSLPLLCQRIYGDATCYPWVARANGLTHFQRLRAGTRLVFPPMK